One region of Besnoitia besnoiti strain Bb-Ger1 chromosome Unknown contig00064, whole genome shotgun sequence genomic DNA includes:
- a CDS encoding cytochrome b (encoded by transcript BESB_070180): protein MLCIKYSGIQRIFENQHLYTSCTNIMTFTLVVAFLMLVCTEYLGLSLYINDNAFGNGLFILTGIHFSHVIVGAILFVPYLPYYLIGLIFLQTAFGLIELSHPDNSIPVNRFVTPLHIVPEWYFLAYYAVLKVIPSKTGGLLVFMSSLINLALLSEIRALNTRMLIRQHFMTRNVVSGWVIIWVYSMIFLIIIGSAIPQATYILYGRLATIVYLTTGLVLCLY from the exons atgctctgcattaagtatagtggtatccagcgtatatttgaaaaccaacatttgtatacaagctgtacgaatatcatgacattcactttggtagtcgccttcttaatgttagtctgtacggaatacttaggactatctctttatattaatgataatgcatttggtaatggacttttcatcttaactggtatacattttagccatgttattgttggagctatcctt tttgttccctatctaccatattatctaattggtttaattttcttacaaacggcttttggtttgattgaattatcgcacccagataactccataccagtgaaccggtttgtaactccgcttcatatcgtacctgaatggtactttttagcatattatgcggtgttaaaagtaatcccatccaaaaccggtggtttgttagtatttatgtcctctctcattaacttagctcttttatctgaaattcgagctttgaatactcgaatgttgatacgacaacattttatgactcgaaatgtagtcagtggatgggtaattatttgggtatacagtatgatcttcttgattattattggtagtgctattccacaagcgacttatatcttatatggtagattagc